From the genome of Sphingobacterium kitahiroshimense, one region includes:
- the glp gene encoding gephyrin-like molybdotransferase Glp, with the protein MQDTGIIILAAGSSSRLGTAKQLLDYQQKPLVQHAVEQAMSSDPACVIVVVGADAEAVAGTLVDHDVKICYNDDWSTGMASSIRKGIEALLNDHPLLTRCIFSVCDQPFLEAHHFMQLHENQLESQKGIIASAYADTLGVPVLFSNFYFPLLQQLQGDQGAKKIIAAYPDDVVAVAFDKGSVDIDEPADLRYLIQEMVSVSEAKAIIKKHAHFVRTGIKTLSESLGYTVAEQIISKYDIPGFRQSSMDGYALKFEDHNNRLEIVGEMRAGKQSDVTLLSGQAMRVFTGAPIPTAADTVVMQERVYREGDWITVADEQLTLGMHVREKGSEAEKGTLALAQGTVLTPAALGFLAGIGCEKLLIFEPPKVAIIVTGDELKELGQPLFFGQVYDSNSIQLRAALQKAGIETVQVFHATDDPAALEKILGQALLASDLVLLVGGVSVGDYDFVVQSALAQSVRPHFHKVKQKPGKPLFFGTKDETVVFGLPGNPSSALTCFYLYVLPAIDRMMQRPDSVCYSKAVTTVDYPKNSGLTHFIKAHSMEGKVLPLHAQESYRLQSYAQANCLLVIPEESTGIVAGEEVQVIVLP; encoded by the coding sequence ATGCAGGATACAGGTATAATAATATTAGCAGCGGGTAGTTCCTCACGCTTAGGGACTGCAAAACAACTTCTGGATTATCAGCAGAAGCCATTAGTTCAACATGCTGTAGAACAGGCGATGTCGAGTGACCCTGCTTGTGTGATCGTAGTGGTGGGCGCTGATGCCGAGGCCGTTGCAGGAACACTTGTTGACCATGATGTAAAGATCTGTTACAATGATGATTGGTCTACAGGAATGGCCTCGTCTATCAGGAAAGGAATAGAGGCGTTATTAAACGATCATCCATTGTTAACTCGGTGCATCTTTTCAGTATGTGATCAGCCCTTTCTTGAGGCTCATCATTTTATGCAATTGCATGAAAATCAGTTGGAAAGTCAGAAAGGGATTATTGCATCGGCCTATGCGGATACCTTGGGCGTGCCGGTGCTGTTCAGTAACTTTTATTTTCCATTATTACAGCAGTTGCAGGGAGATCAGGGTGCTAAAAAAATCATAGCCGCATATCCTGATGATGTTGTTGCAGTTGCTTTTGATAAGGGATCAGTCGACATTGATGAACCTGCTGATTTAAGATATTTAATACAGGAAATGGTTTCAGTATCGGAAGCAAAAGCGATCATTAAAAAACATGCCCATTTTGTTCGCACTGGAATAAAAACTTTATCTGAGTCTTTAGGATATACTGTTGCAGAGCAGATTATATCAAAATATGATATTCCTGGTTTTAGGCAGTCTTCGATGGATGGCTATGCGTTGAAATTTGAGGACCACAATAACCGATTGGAAATTGTGGGCGAAATGCGTGCTGGAAAACAGTCGGATGTAACGCTATTGTCCGGACAGGCGATGCGCGTCTTTACGGGTGCACCCATACCAACGGCGGCAGATACCGTGGTCATGCAGGAACGGGTATATCGCGAAGGAGATTGGATCACGGTTGCTGATGAGCAATTAACTCTTGGCATGCATGTCCGTGAAAAAGGTAGCGAAGCCGAAAAAGGCACATTGGCCCTTGCACAGGGAACTGTATTGACGCCTGCTGCACTGGGTTTTTTAGCAGGTATCGGCTGTGAGAAGCTGCTGATTTTTGAACCGCCAAAAGTTGCCATCATTGTGACAGGTGATGAACTGAAGGAATTGGGTCAGCCACTTTTCTTTGGACAGGTATACGACTCAAACTCGATTCAACTACGTGCTGCACTTCAAAAAGCAGGTATCGAAACGGTTCAGGTTTTTCACGCTACAGATGATCCTGCCGCATTGGAAAAGATCTTGGGACAGGCATTGTTAGCTTCGGATCTGGTGCTGCTGGTGGGAGGCGTGAGTGTGGGTGATTATGATTTTGTGGTGCAAAGTGCTCTGGCGCAGTCGGTGCGGCCTCATTTTCATAAAGTGAAACAGAAACCAGGAAAACCATTGTTTTTTGGAACTAAGGATGAAACAGTGGTTTTCGGATTGCCAGGAAATCCTTCTTCAGCGCTAACCTGTTTCTACCTGTATGTTTTACCGGCTATTGACCGGATGATGCAACGACCTGATTCCGTTTGCTACAGCAAAGCCGTGACTACAGTTGATTATCCAAAAAACAGTGGATTAACACATTTTATAAAAGCTCATTCAATGGAGGGTAAGGTATTGCCCCTGCATGCGCAGGAATCTTATCGTCTACAATCTTATGCCCAGGCCAATTGCCTGCTCGTGATACCGGAAGAATCTACTGGTATTGTGGCAGGTGAAGAAGTCCAAGTAATCGTATTGCCTTAA
- the moaA gene encoding GTP 3',8-cyclase MoaA, producing the protein MLFDKFGRQHTYLRISLTDNCNLRCFYCMPEEEYAFAAHAKLMQPDEILSIAKTFVSQGITKIRLTGGEPFVRKDAALILAGLATLPVELTCTTNGVRVDALLPVIKAANFSSINISLDTLNTEKFHKITGRNLFDRVWSNIGLLLESGITCKLNVVVMKGLNDNEIIDFVALTEKWPLEVRFIEFMPFSGNKWTNNQVFTLREIKDVIQKSYTIHEQVGSIHDTAKHFHIAGHRGSFAVISTMSEPFCAGCNRIRLTADGKLKNCLFSTHETDLLTAYRQGQPILPLIQANIEAKAFALGGQLATDFTQIDADKLQNRSMITIGG; encoded by the coding sequence ATGCTATTCGATAAATTTGGCCGTCAACATACTTATCTCCGTATATCGCTTACGGACAATTGTAATCTGCGCTGCTTTTACTGTATGCCAGAAGAGGAGTATGCTTTCGCCGCGCATGCCAAACTGATGCAACCCGATGAAATTTTATCGATCGCTAAAACTTTTGTATCGCAGGGGATTACAAAAATACGCTTAACAGGTGGGGAACCATTTGTACGGAAAGATGCAGCTCTGATTTTGGCAGGACTGGCCACCTTACCGGTGGAACTGACCTGTACCACCAATGGGGTTAGGGTAGATGCTTTACTGCCTGTAATCAAAGCGGCCAATTTTAGCAGTATCAACATCAGTCTAGATACCTTAAATACCGAAAAATTCCATAAGATAACAGGCAGAAATCTTTTTGACCGTGTTTGGTCAAATATTGGTCTGTTGCTGGAATCCGGAATAACCTGTAAATTGAATGTAGTGGTAATGAAAGGGTTGAACGATAATGAAATTATTGATTTTGTCGCGCTTACCGAAAAATGGCCATTAGAGGTACGTTTTATTGAATTTATGCCTTTTTCTGGTAATAAATGGACCAATAATCAGGTGTTTACTTTGCGGGAAATAAAAGATGTGATCCAAAAAAGTTATACCATCCACGAACAGGTGGGGAGTATACACGATACAGCAAAACATTTTCATATCGCAGGTCACCGTGGATCATTCGCCGTCATCAGTACCATGAGCGAACCTTTTTGTGCAGGCTGCAACCGGATCCGTTTAACGGCAGATGGTAAATTGAAAAATTGTCTCTTTTCTACTCATGAAACAGACTTACTTACCGCCTATCGGCAGGGACAGCCAATATTACCGTTGATACAAGCGAATATCGAGGCAAAGGCTTTTGCTCTAGGGGGCCAATTAGCCACTGATTTTACGCAAATAGATGCGGATAAATTACAAAATAGAAGTATGATAACTATTGGAGGATAA